A genomic region of Arachis hypogaea cultivar Tifrunner chromosome 5, arahy.Tifrunner.gnm2.J5K5, whole genome shotgun sequence contains the following coding sequences:
- the LOC112802790 gene encoding BAG family molecular chaperone regulator 2 → MMRMRNGESNSNKTNGLMVSNGGEAGSKEWEMRPGGMLVQMRTADSDRNSVPPPTIRVRVKYNSIYHEVNINSQATFGELKKMLSGSTGLHHQDQKLFYKDKERDSKAFLDMVGVKDKSKMVLKEDPISQEKRFLELRKNAKMEKAAKSISEISLDVDRLAGRVSAFETIINKGGKVAETDVSGLIELLMNQLLKLDGITADGDVKLQRKMQVKRVQKYVETLDMLKVKNSVPNSNGDYGPPPKHSNGQRLAPIQEQPQQQTHSNGNHMLIPIDEEEQEATPRNTNGHFQKQQHENQSTRHSSTSGVVVTTQWETFDSAPPLIPVPSSTSVTNNNNSGHQKFNWDIFN, encoded by the exons atgatgaggatgaggaaTGGTGAGAGTAACAGCAACAAGACAAATGGATTAATGGTGAGCAATGGTGGTGAGGCTGGTTCTAAGGAGTGGGAGATGAGGCCAGGTGGAATGCTTGTTCAGATGCGAACTGCTGACTCGGATCGGAACTCAGTTCCTCCACCGACAATTAGAGTTAGAGTCAAGTACAATTCAATTTACCATGAAGTCAACATTAATTCTCAAGCTACATTTG GGGAATTGAAGAAAATGCTTTCAGGGTCAACTGGTTTACATCACCAAGATCAGAAGCTGTTTTATAAGGACAAGGAGAGGGATTCAAAGGCTTTCCTTGACATGGTTGGGGTGAAGGACAAGTCAAAAATGGTGTTGAAGGAGGACCCTATTAGCCAAGAGAAGAGGTTCTTGGAGCTGAGGAAGAATGCTAAGATGGAGAAAGCTGCAAAATCTATCTCTGAAATCAGCTTGGATGTAGATAGGCTTGCAGGAAGG GTGTCTGCTTTTGAAACAATAATCAACAAAGGTGGGAAAGTTGCTGAAACAGATGTTAGTGGTCTTATTGAGTTATTGATGAATCAATTGCTCAAATTGGATGGTATTACAGCTGATGGGGATgtcaaattgcaaagaaaaatgcAG gtGAAAAGAGTTCAAAAGTATGTTGAGACTTTGGACATGCTCAAAGTTAAGAATTCAGTGCCAAACAGCAATGGAGATTATGGTCCTCCTCCTAAGCATTCAAATGGTCAAAGACTTGCACCAATTCAAGAGCAACCACAGCAACAAACACATTCAAATGGGAATCATATGTTAATACCAATTGATGAGGAGGAACAAGAAGCAACACCAAGGAACACAAATGGCCACTTTCAGAAGCAACAACATGAAAACCAATCAACAAGGCATTCTTCTACCTCAGGAGTAGTAGTCACCACTCAATGGGAGACATTTGATTCTGCCCCTCCATTGATCCCTGTGCCATCATCAACCTCAGTGACCAATAACAATAATTCAGGTCACCAAAAGTTCAATTGGGATATCTTCaactaa